From the genome of Thermosynechococcus sp. NK55a:
ATGAGGGTGCCTTTCTCCACGGCTGCCGTGCTGTACTGTAATCCGACAATTATAAAGTTTATTGCCTCTGACTGAGCAGCAGAGGATAGCCACAGTAGCGTTCCAATAAAACAATAGCCACAATGTCGTCAATGGGGCGGGGGGGCACGCGCAACCCCTTGGGAATGAGCCGTTGCCAACTGCGGGGTGGAAAGAGTTGCCAATAGCGATCGCGGGCCTCTAGGGTACTATTGCGCTCATCCACTGGAATAATTTCCACAGCTAAAGCTGCTTGCAGTTGCTGCTGCCACCGGCGGGAGGTGGTTTGATTGCCTATAATCACCTGTTCAAAGGGGTAGGCTTGGTGCCACTGCTGCACACAGGCGATCGCGCGATCGCTGGCCACCACTTCATGGCGCACCACTTCTTGACCAAGGGCAAGGGCTAGACCGCACTTGTCTTGCCCCGGATCAAACCCCAAAAAATACTTAGTGCGACCCATTTTTATCATTTGCTAGAGTGGAAGGGTTATGGAATTGGGAGCGATCGCCCTGTGAACCTACCCACTGCGACCATCCGTCGTCTGTTGAATTTACCGCAAGTTGCCGCCATTTGGGTGGGTGGCGGTCGCAGTCTCGGTACTGACAACGATGAGGCCTTTTGTGCTGCTTGGCTCGATCCTAAGGAGCAGGTGATACGCAGTATGGGGATCGGTCAGTTTCCACCTACCCCAGAGCAACTGACGCGGCTGTTGGTGCAGGCGATCGAATATCCCCGTCATCCCGAAGCTCAGCCCTGCCGT
Proteins encoded in this window:
- a CDS encoding Holliday junction resolvase RuvX; protein product: MIKMGRTKYFLGFDPGQDKCGLALALGQEVVRHEVVASDRAIACVQQWHQAYPFEQVIIGNQTTSRRWQQQLQAALAVEIIPVDERNSTLEARDRYWQLFPPRSWQRLIPKGLRVPPRPIDDIVAIVLLERYCGYPLLLSQRQ